A genomic stretch from Telopea speciosissima isolate NSW1024214 ecotype Mountain lineage chromosome 7, Tspe_v1, whole genome shotgun sequence includes:
- the LOC122666656 gene encoding uncharacterized protein LOC122666656 — protein MKKELLASAPWRDVEKPEKFRDAKLKATNQPGTTPTMYVPRKKSGSSNSSTTEDDESLTELDPELRYSFQRNFQFLQRVFSIDTVVKPLPPAMAYNVSRNLSFFTRIFTQFFDPEGISNAQKSLGLGQEEKVRRVR, from the exons ATGAAAAAGGAGCTTCTCGCTTCTGCCCCATGGAGGGACGTAGAGAAACCAGAAAAATTCCGAGACGCTAAGCTTAAAGCTACTAACCAGCCCGGAACGACTCCTACGATGTACGTTCCTCGCAAGAAATCAGGCTCTTCAAATTCTTCCACCACCGAAGACGATGAATCACTCACCGAACTCGATCCTGAACTCAGATACAGCTTCCAGAGGAACTTTCAG TTTCTTCAACGAGTTTTTAGCATCGACACTGTTGTGAAGCCTCTTCCTCCTGCAATGGCATATAATGTTTCCCGCAACCTCAGCTTTTTCACTCGCATTTTCACTCAGTTTTTTG ATCCTGAAGGCATCTCAAATGCCCAGAAATCACTTGGGTTAGGACAAGAAGAGAAAGTGCGTCGTGTTCGTTGA
- the LOC122666738 gene encoding glucuronoxylan 4-O-methyltransferase 1-like: MGSATQLPLQVKLLIFGFFLAFLLLMFRSSFLPSSFQNNPLSPIPEIKSTETCNKIPTPLVQALIHYSTSNTTPQQTFKEISVSARVLDKKSPCNFLVFGLGHDSPLWSSLNYGGRTVFLDEDESWIKLIKQKFSNLEVYHVGYETKVRDAENLLRIGKEKECTVVSDRENSKCQLMLKALPQVVYEVEWDLIMVDAPTGYHDDAPGRMGAIYTAGMMARNRKEGETDVFVHDVNRVVEDKFSKTFLCEGYMKEQEGLIRHFTIPSHRDSPDRPFCPSSST; the protein is encoded by the coding sequence ATGGGATCTGCAACTCAATTGCCTCTTCAAGTCAAGCTTCTCATCTTTGGTTTCTTCCTTGCTTTCCTCCTCTTGATGTTCAGGTCAAGCTTCTTACCTTCTTCTTTCCAGAACAACCCATTATCTCCAATTCCAGAAATCAAATCAACAGAAACATGTAACAAGATCCCAACACCATTAGTCCAAGCTCTGATTCACTACTCAACCTCAAATACCACCCCACAACAAACATTCAAAGAGATATCAGTCTCAGCTAGAGTCCTAGACAAGAAGTCCCCCTGCAATTTCCTAGTCTTTGGCCTTGGCCATGATAGCCCTCTCTGGAGCTCTTTGAATTATGGTGGGCGAACGGTTTTTCTCGACGAAGATGAATCGTGGATCAAGCTAATCAAGCAGAAGTTTTCAAATTTAGAGGTTTATCATGTTGGGTATGAGACCAAAGTGAGAGATGCAGAGAACCTTTTGAGGATTGGTAAGGAAAAGGAGTGTACGGTTGTGAGTGATAGAGAGAATTCTAAGTGTCAGCTCATGTTGAAGGCATTGCCACAAGTGGTTTATGAGGTAGAGTGGGATTTGATAATGGTGGATGCACCGACGGGCTATCACGATGATGCACCAGGGAGGATGGGAGCTATCTATACTGCTGGAATGATGGCTAGGAATAGGAAAGAAGGAGAGACTGATGTGTTTGTGCATGATGTGAACAGGGTCGTGGAGGATAAGTTCTCCAAGACCTTTTTGTGTGAAGGGTACATGAAGGAGCAAGAAGGTCTTATTAGGCACTTCACAATTCCAAGTCACAGAGACAGTCCTGATAGGCCTTTTTGCCCTTCCAGTTCCACCTAG